From a single Pseudophryne corroboree isolate aPseCor3 chromosome 6, aPseCor3.hap2, whole genome shotgun sequence genomic region:
- the LOC134934054 gene encoding olfactory receptor 11L1-like — translation MHEQNISHVFLLGFPNLNNFNSLLFFFLLLIYCVTICGNVIIIFFVSISKNLHSPMYFFITQVSLLDILMTTNILPNLLHIVLQDGASMSPAACLLQFYVFANCETSECLILTVMSYDRYLAICNPLRYNAIINNAFCIKYVIASWLLSFFVLLVNEIEMYKLSFCGPKVIDHFFCDFLPILELSCSDTSRIQIQATLFGIIIVICPFTMIIVSYMYIITTILSIRSITGRQKAFSTCSSHLTVVCIYFGTIFSVYMVPSKGQLLEASKALSLFYTVVTPLVNPFIYSLRNKDFKGAFERLKYHFQLLSFN, via the coding sequence ATGCATGAGCAGAATATATCTCACGTCTTTCTCCTGGGATTTCCAAATCTTAACAACTTTAACAGTTTATTGTTCTTTTTCCTTCTCCTCATTTACTGTGTTACCATATGTGGTAATGTTATCATCATTTTTTTTGTTTCAATTAGTAAAAATCTCCACTCTCCCATGTATTTCTTCATCACACAAGTGTCTCTACTTGATATTCTGATGACCACGAATATTCTCCCTAACTTGCTTCACATTGTCCTGCAGGATGGTGCCTCCATGTCTCCTGCTGCCTGTTTATTACAATTTTATGTGTTTGCCAACTGTGAGACATCGGAGTGTCTCATACTGACAGTGATGTCATATGACCGATATCTGGCTATCTGTAACCCACTGCGATATAATGCTATAATTAACAATGCATTTTGTATAAAATATGTCATTGCATCGTGGTTATTAAGTTTCTTTGTGTTGTTGGTGAATGAAATAGAGATGTATAAATTAAGCTTTTGTGGACCAAAGGTAATTGACCATTTCTTCTGTGATTTTCTTCCTATCCTAGAGCTTTCTTGTTCTGATACATCACGTATTCAAATTCAAGCAACTTTATTTGGCATTATTATTGTCATCTGTCCATTCACCATGATAATTGTTTCTTATATGTACATCATCACCACCATCCTAAGCATACGCTCTATCACTGGGAgacagaaagccttctccacctgcagctcccacctgactgttgtgtgtatatattttgGAACTATATTTTCTGTGTACATGGTTCCATCAAAAGGACAATTATTGGAGGCCAGCAAGGCATTATCACTGTTTTATACTGTGGTGACCCCATTGGTTAATCCATTCATATACAGCCTGAGGAATAAAGACTTCAAGGGAGCATTTGAAAGACTTAAATATCATTTTCAGTTACTGTCATTTAATTAG